The DNA window CAAGCTGGATGAGCGCATAGGATGCTCGCTTGATTTTCTCCTGTAAAAGGTGAAAATAGCGTGTGACATCTAATATTGTTAGTGGTTCCTCGCGGATGTAGCTGAGCACATGTATTCATTAATCTTACTGCTCGCATGTGATTTTCCATGATATGATAGAGAATACGCTGGCGTGTGAAAAAGTGTTTGTACTTAGGTCTGAAGCTGCGAATAACGAAGTTGAGCAAAACCTGGGACTGAAGCAATTTATTATATCTGTAGGTTATGTAAATCGGTGTCCAAACTAGTACAGCAAATGGAGTATAATAGTTGCTTATCTAAGGACAGTTACTGTAAGTACTTACTGCACAGGCTTGGATTAAACCTGTACTAATATTGATCACTGAGAGTCTTGCAATTTTTGTATAAATGACGCGGAAGTCTCTAGTTTTTGCAATAATAGTATTGGAGTGGTTATCGCTATATGAAATCTAGTTGTAAAATGGCAGATCAGCAAGTTCTAGCTCTCCAAGAGTTgcccatggagatggacatAGATGATGACACGCAGGCATCTGCTTTTGACGCCTGCACGCTAGAGCAGATTGAAGCTGGCGGCACACATCGATTCATACATAGTACGCCACCAGATATTGATTTAAATCTGCTTCAATCAATAATTCAACCGAATGCGCTGCCTTTTTTTGAATGTCATTGCCAGGAAATCCACGACTTCTGGTCTTGGCTTGCAAGAAAAACTTCCATACCAGCAGATGTCGCTATTAATGATCCATTAATCACTTCTGCCTTTGCAATTATTGATGATGCAATCCTCCATAGTGGAGAATACTTTTGGAGATCAAGACTGGCTTACGTGCAGCTAACCCGAGTCTTAATTGCCATTAAATCCATAATTGCACGAAGAGGAAGGCAGCGCAGACGGGTCGGTCAAGGTAACGCTAGTATACTCATTGACCTCTATGTCAAAGCCCAGGTTGAACCTTTTTCACCAAAAGTTCTGCGCCAAAAGGTACAGAACCGCGTGAGAGTCGCCAAACGCTGGGCAGATCTCATCAGCGGATCAATTTTCATCGCGGCTGCATACAATGATAAAGCCGAAATGATGATGTAAGTGAATGTATTGTCTTTGCGCGCTGATAACTTATGGGGGCCTGTCTCTAAGTTCCATTTCAGTAGGGACTTTTCCGTCACAAATTCAAGAATCAAGGAAGTCGCAGATCATGCTTTGCGAGCCTGTGCGCTTTATTTGCCAAGAACATCCCTCTTGTCGAATTGTTATATCTTTGAGCAAGACTTGATAACATCTGGGGCTGAGCATATGTAAATAGTACTGTCATTAATACGCGGCGATATATTTTTGCATTAAGTAGAGATGGCCTAAGTAAGCCAATGTGTTCTTTAAATATAGCGCAAATTCATGCAATGGATGCAAGAAATTGAAAGCCATAGGTTTCATAAACGAATTGGGGCAGCTTCTCATGTATAGTTTGGTGATATGTTTAAGTGGCCTTGGGCTGTGGGAATTGGCGGATGGGAAAACTTCAAATGTTCATGTGTCCTAGGGATTacgcaagtacatgtacagagTTGGCCTTATCGGGCTTGTGGACCGTTGGATTAGTTtcgtggatgaagatggagaccCTCCTGATTTTACAGATGAGAGGACTTGATTTAGCGGATGGAGAGGCCTCTGATTTCAGGGATGACAAGAACATTAGTACTGTGTTGGGCGGATGAGATGGCGTGATTTAGCGGATGAGGGACCCTAGTTTGCCAGATGACAAGCATTGCTTGTATCAATTATGGGACTTGTTTTACAAGATGACGGGACTTATATTGGTAGATGAAGCAGACTTATATAAAACACATGTTCATATACATGTGCATGCGTATTGTGACAAGCTATAGCTTAGAATCTACAGATATACATATAGCCGCAGCATCTCAGTCTGTTTCCGGTTGAGGTCTAATAGCATATCCAGTCTATATACCTCTGTTTTCGCCACTGCAGATCTAACAGCAATATTGGCAAATATTGAGTATGCGTAAGTCTTGCTGccggaaaaaaagggaagattttttcttctgaAAATGTTCTAATTCACATAGTTTTCCGAAAATTTACACGCCTTTTTCTTGAGCGCAGTCCGTGGCTCAAAAGCTTTCCAAACTGGATTGACTCTTCCATTATGCGACAACAGCTTTTGCTATTGTTAGAAGAATTGAACACGCCAGAGCTTTGTTTAATTCTAGAGGCTAATGCTGATGGCTCTTACTCATGGAAACGCTTTGGTAAACCTTCTAGAACACAAAATTCTAAAGACCAAGACTCAATTGAAGAAGCTGTAGCAAACATATACTTGGCACATCTTGCTCAAATGTATCATAGTCCTGCGACTTATGATGCTCGCCTTGTCTTATGCCCGAAACTATTTATGGATTACATGGACAACCCGGAAAAACGTGCAAGTGGTCTAAAGGACATTATTGAGAAAGCTAATGTAGTTTTTCTTGAGCCGGGGAAGTGGCAGAATCGGAGCAAGGTATTAAAATGGCAAGCTAGTCTGGCTGTTTGGCGCAAGCATGGAAAGCAGTTTGAACCAATATTAACACAAGCGGCTGAAAACCCGCACAGTACTCTAAACGTGCCTCCAGAGTACTCAGAAAAGGGTCAACCGCCCGCTTATTCGCAGCAAACAATCTCCACGGAGAAGTTTATGTATCTAGAAcaataactttatattttctCCtagatatttttatatagTTTCTGTTCTCCTATCTGTTCAATAAACGTCCAAAGAGTAATCTTTTCTCCCGTTGGTTGTGTTGTGTTTACAAACATGTAGCGAAATTCCTGAAGTGTGACTTGAGAGGGCTGTAATGAAGCCACAATCCAACTGATCACAGATCATTGTTATAATCTCTAGCTAGTCCACGACATTCATTTGGCTTTGTACTGTATAATAGTGTTGCTACATAAGTGTATTTAGTATCTAGTACTAGTTAAAAAGCTGCTTtggatgcagcagatgacagtattagctttattattCAATGCCACCAACtatgtcttcatcttcatcaggaTCTATTGCCTGCGTGCCCTTTTTATTAACAGTTGCTGTTAGTTCTGGGATGATATTTCGGTCCACAACCATTTCAGTATCTGGCTCTGTAACTGTAGGTGGCTCTACAAGCGGCTCTACAAGCGGCTCTACAAGCGGCTCTACTGGCGGCTCTACTGGCggctctgctggcggctCTACTGGCGGCTCTACTGGCggctctgctggcggctCTGTAAATGGAATAGGCCTGCTAGTATCTGCAAAATCCAAGGTGGGTTTGGCCCTTTTGAGTGGACGAAACTCGCCACGTTTTCTCCTGTTATCGATGGCAGGTttatcatcatcgtcgtcgctgaATTCTTCAATAGGTCGCGTCGGAGGGTTGTTCGGAGTAGGGAGGGTCTCTTCGAGGATAGTGAGTTGGCGCTGAGACACCGTGGCTGCATGGACTGATGGGACCCATGGGACCATCTGCATTTCCTGCGTGTTTTCGGGCGGCACCTCCCAGTGTTCTCCGGCTCTTTGGTTATTTTGAAGTGGTTGagccctcttcctcttcaagcGCGCTGGTTTCTCTAGGGAGCTTAAAATCTCCGCCCACGGAGTCTCCTCCCACCGAGATTCCTCTACTTCCATACCTGCCTCTGCCACATCCATGTAAGGCGCTGCGGGAGTGGCGTAGTATTCCCAGAAGTTGAAGAACGCCCGTAAAATAGCACTCTGGGTGCGCAGGGGGGGTTACGACAGTCGACTGCTCAAACGGCTGTCCAAAAAGTTGCAGAAAAAATGACTGATTAAACAGCAACGCGAACGAATGGCACGGTAGCTTTCCAGAACGCCACCGCCTTCTAGCAAATGGCTTTTTGTATAGCGGATAGTTTATTGTAGCATTGCCGATGTCTTTCCTGATTTTTGGGTTGTCAAAGCCCAATTGAAGCGCCGTGCGCCGGATTAGCGTGCTATAATCACTTGGCTCGGGAGTCTTCCATTCGCAATCAACATCTTGCAGTGGCGCTTCCATAGATAGCAGCGGAAAGTAGCGAAGCGCCGCTATTAATAATTGAGCAATTGACGTCTCTGCGTTTGCCTCTGTAGTAGGTATGAATTTCTCATGATCAACTTGGAAGTGACCTGTTGTAGTACTTCCAACCCAGTCGTTCTTCAAGTTATCAATAAGActtggccttgcccttgttATATCACCTTTCTTCGTTGCCGCTGGCTGTACCGCTATATACTTTTCCAAGATTTTAATTCCAATTGTAATGTATTTCATGTTTTGATGAAATGTTTGTATACTTGGAATGATTGTttcaaaagaaagaagattttGTTCCAATTTCGCCAATACGGCCTGAGAGTGTATATCTGTAAAAATAATCTTCTGTCGAAACGCCTCTTCAATATAGTGGCGATCATTTGAAGACCAGCGGGGAGCGCGATTCTGGATTTGCCTTACGGTTGACTCGTCAAGTAAATGTTTCAGATCTTCATGTCCGCGAAAAATCTTCTCATATGAATCGCTGATGTGGGCCAGGTAGTTGATAATAAGCTCATCAATGTGGGCGGCGAGATGCTTGGCCCAATTTCCTAATTGTAGACCAGCCCACAGTCCTGGTAAACAGAGCAGGCGGTCCAGTGCGCTCATAATAAGCGGACGATTAAACAAAAAAGTCAAATGCCGCCGCTTTGGTCCAGATAAGATATATACCCACTGCTGCGCAATGTGATAGCGCTCTTGCTTTACGAAATGTCGAACATTTTGAAAGATTTCTCCATCAGAGAATTTTTTTGATTGTGCTGGTACACAGGTTAGTATATCTGATAAATTTGCAATGGTGATGGCACTCACGGGGAGGCAGATAGCAAATTCGAACGATGCACTCAGCTAAGCCTCCCGACTTGTGCAGACGCTGTGCAGCCTCCAGGGCGCTACCATTGACTAAACAATATATATCTTGGTCGGCGATAGTAGGAACTTCAGCTGAACCGATTGTGTTTTTGAAATCTTTCGCAGAAAGCTGAAGATTGTTTAATAACTTGTGACGTAGCTGATAACTGATGTACCCTGTGATCTGATGCCTAGGATTTTGGAGAACGCCTTCAAAGCCACAGACGGTGATGCAGTTTGGCGGGTGGTTGCGGCTCTCTTCTGCGACAAACTGCGCAAGCGGCACTCGGATGACACCTTCAATATAGTTTTCTTGCATTTCCATGGCCATTGTTTTCGCGATTTGTCTTCTGAGCAGCttatggagagagagagaaatttgCCTATTACCAGTAGAAGTgatttatatttaatatttgTATAGCGCTTGTTCAAGCCTGGACGTCTTTAAGCCCCTCTGCAGAGTTGCTTAAAATCAGCACTCGCTTGAGGCTAGTTTCCGTACGATACTCTATCTAGGCCTAATACCTCTGGCTTCTAGTAGGCACATGCAGGTATGAAAACACAGCGCCGCACGGCACAGCACGACACGACGCCCACTTGGCACGGCAGATCGAATCACCTCGCCTTTATTAACGCCTATAATAAGCCCTGAATACAGGTATAAAGCCCAGCTGAGAAAGGATGAAGCCCTAACTCTCCAATAACAAGAATTGATGTTTTCGTTTTTCAAATTCATCTCAATGCCTGCTGATaatactcttcttcaattttttccagctccagctgaaTTGCAGAAGCTTTATTTGCTAGAAAATACAGCTTCGTACAGACTGCTGGATCAAATGGGCGAGAAAAGGCCTTCAGTGGTAATGGCGATTGGagggaaggaaaaaagacaatTTCTTTCAAAGTTTTTCATGAACTATTCGATGGTAAATAATAGCTTA is part of the Trichoderma atroviride chromosome 1, complete sequence genome and encodes:
- a CDS encoding uncharacterized protein (EggNog:ENOG41) translates to MDVAEAGMEVEESRWEETPWAEILSSLEKPARLKRKRAQPLQNNQRAGEHWEVPPENTQEMQMVPWVPSVHAATVSQRQLTILEETLPTPNNPPTRPIEEFSDDDDDKPAIDNRRKRGEFRPLKRAKPTLDFADTSRPIPFTEPPAEPPVEPPVEPPAEPPVEPPVEPLVEPLVEPLVEPPTVTEPDTEMVVDRNIIPELTATVNKKGTQAIDPDEDEDIVGGIE